GACAGATTGCTGAAGTCGCCGCGCATCATGTCAGACACTTTAGGTTGGGTGATACCCATTCTTTTGGCCGCATCTTTTTGAGTCAGACCAAGGTTTTTCATGGCTTTCCTGATTTCAATCAGCAAGCCAGTTTTGATCTTGAGCTTGTCTGCATCAGGCAGGCCAAGGTCAGCAAACACGTTGTCAGAACCACGATGCACTGCAACGCCATCTGTCAATTGACTTTTCATTTTCTCAACTCCTTTATATACGCTTCGGCAATTTTCAGCCGCGCGTGGATAATGTCCATGTCTTCCTTCGGCGTGCTGATCCCGCTTTTACTTTTCTTTTGAAAACAATGCAGAACAAACACGGTCTGCGCAAACTTGACAGTGTAGACGGCGCGGTAGGTGCCGCCCACATCGTGGGCTATCACTTCAAGCACGCCGGTACCACCAAAACCCTTGAGCACTTTAGCGGCTTCATGCCGATCACCTGCTTGGGCCAGCGACAAAGCAAAGCCGAAAAATTGCCTTACATCATCAGGTAAAGCCAGCAGATCTTTATAACTGCTCCCTATCCATTGCAAGGGTTTTTCATTAGTAAACATAGTTGAATATATATGAAAAGGTATACAAAGACAATCAACAAAACGGTTCCATAAAAAATTTTAGCGAAATTCACCACACGATCAATGACATTTCTAAAGCGAAGTCACTTTCTCATTGAGCTTGCCGCATGAAGCCTGCGCTAGGGAAGCGCAGATTTAATCCAAGCGGTTTGTCCGTCGCCACTGAGGCGCACTGCTGCGTTGCCTTTCACTGTCAATAGCTCGCTATTGACAGTGAAAGGCGCCTTGCATTGCATCCTCATTGGCAACGGACAATTCCACAGCGATTAAATCTGCGCTTCCCTAGATGCAAAAAAGCCTGGCCGTTTCGCAACGGCCAGGCTTTTTTCTCTCAAGCAAGTATCAATGCACCAGCGCCGTAAACGGTGGCACATAGGCCAGCAAGAACACGAACAAGCCGACCAGCACGGCCAAGGCTAAACTGTGAAAGAACACGAAGCGCAGAATACTGTCTTCATGGCCATACCAACGCGTGGCGGTACTGGCCACGACGATGCTTTGGGCATCGACCATCTTACCCATCACGCCACCGGCACTGTTGGCCGACGCCATCAGGATAGGGTTGAGGCCCAACTGCTCGGCCGTGGTTTTTTGCAAACCGCCGAAGAGCACATTGGCGGCCGTATCCGAACCCGTCAGTGCCACGCCCATCCAACCGAGTAAGGTGCCGAAGATAGGATAGAGCATGCCGGTATGGGCAAACACGATACCGAGCGTGGCATCGGTGCCGGAGTAACGGGTCAGATAACCGAGCGCCAGCATGAGGACGATAGTCAGCAGCGAGTAACGAACCAGCCAAATCGTGCGGAAATAGATTTTGACCAAATCGACGAGTCGGTACTTCATCAACCAGCCGCTCAGAATACCAGCGATGAAAATACCGCTGCCGGTGGCCGAGAGCCAGTTCAACACATACACGGCCGGTTCGGCATGTGGGCTGACAACCACCGGTGCCACCTTCTGTACCAAATTATGCAAACCCGTTACCGGCAACTTGAGGATGGACAGATGATCAGCCCAAACTTTGAATTGCGGTATGCCCCAGATAAACACCAGCACCGTCAACACGACCCACGGCATCCACGCCAACACCAGTGCGCGGCCATCATGTTTTTGAAACAATGCGGCGGCAACATCGGCTTCATGGCCGTGTGGTTTTTCGCTCTCGAGATCAGGCACGCCGGAATCCGTTTCATGCCCTTTGAGCGAAGTCGAAGTCCAGATTTTTTTCGGTTTCCACACCTTCAAGAACAAAATCAAGCTGATCATGGAAATCAGGGCCGCCACCACATCGACCAACCATGGGCCATGGAAATTCGAGACCAAGTACTGCGGAATCGAAAAACTCAAACCAGCGACCAGAATAGCCGGCCAAATCTGCAGCATGCCGCGCCAACCGGCAAAGGCCCAGATCAACCAAAATGGCACGATGAGCGAGAATAAAGGAAGAATGCGACCTATCATGCCCGACAATTCCATCAAGTCGAGTCCGGTCACGGCTGCCAGAGCGATCACTGGGGTGCCCAGTGCGCCATAGGCGACCGGTGCAGTATTGGCGATCAGACATAAGCCCGACGCCGCCAGCGGTGAAAATCCAAGACCGATCATGATGGCCGCCGTTACCGCTACCGGTGTGCCGAAGCCCGCTGCGCCTTCAAAGAAAGCGCCGAAACAAAAGGCGATCAACAGCAACTGAATCCGTCTATCTTCGGTAATCCCGGTCAAACTGTCTTGCAAGACTGTAAAGGAACCGTTTTCTATCGTCAGTTGGTGCAAGAAAATGATGTTGAGAACAATCCAACCGATCGGCAGCAAACCGTAAGCCGCGCCATAACCGGCGGCACTCCAGGCCAAGCCGGCCGGCATGCCGAAACCGAGTATCGCCACCAGCAAGGCGCTGGCCAAGCCCAGGCCAGCCGCGTAGTGGGCTTTCATATGTCCAAATGCTATACAGCCTAGCATCACCACCACCGGTATCGCGGCCATTAAGGCCGACAACCAAATATTCCCCAAGGGGTCGTACACCTGACTCCACACCATCTTGTCTCCTTCTCGTTTTTAAAATCGCCGGCAAATATGCATGTCTATTTCGCACAAGCTTTGCTATCGGCTGATATTACGATAGGAACTGCAGCTATCTGTTGTGTTGTCAGATGAAATGATTTTCAGCTATCGTTGAATAATATCGTCACCACGGTCACAACAGCTTTACGCTGCGGTTAACAATCGTGCGCGCTGAGCGTGACTACATGGCGTGCAGGCAGCGCCATTTCCAGCTAAGATTCAGTGGGCAACACCCGTTGCGCCCCGCATTTTGCCAACCCAGATGGAGTAAGCATGCCGCTACACCCCGACTTCAACAGCCTGACCGGTCATACCGACGAAGCTAGCCCGATGAATCGACGTAATTTCATTCAAACTGCAGTCGGGGTCGGCTTTGCCGCCGCGACCTTGCCAATCAGCGCGCAAACCATGATCCACACCGATAGCGTCGGTTTGCTGGCCGGACGGGTCGAGCTCAGCATCAACGGTCAAACCGTGCCGGTCTATCGCGCCCAGCCTGAAGGCAAGAGCAATTTGCCGGTCATCTTAGTGATTTCAGAAATTTTCGGCGTCCATGAACATATCGCCGACGTCGCCCGTCGCTACGCCAAACTCGGCTATCTGGCGCTGGCCCCGGAATTATTGATACGCCAAGGCGACGCCGGCAGTTATGCCGGTATCGCCGAATTAATGAAAGAAGTGGTATCGAAAGTGCCCGATGCCCAAGTCATGCAAGATCTCGATGCGGTACTGGTCTGGGCCGGGCAGCATGGCGGCGACTTGGAACGGGTTGGTATCAATGGCTTTTGTTGGGGTGGCCGCATCACTTGGCTGTATGCCGCACACAATCCGCGCATCAAGGCCGGGGTGGCGTGGTATGGCCGTCTCAGCGGCCCGGTCAACGAACTCTCGCCGCAACATCCTATCGATATCGCGGCGAGCTTGCGCAGCCCGGTACTGGGCTTGTACGGCGGCAAAGACAGCGGTATTTCCTTAGACAGCGTGCGGCAAATGGAAAGCGCCTTGACCAAGGGTCACAGTGGCTCAGAATTTCATGTGTATGAACAGGCCGGCCACGCCTTCCATGCCGATTACCGCCCTGGTTACAGTGCGCCCGAAGCCATCGATGGCTGGCAACGCAGCTTGACTTGGTTGCGCCAGCACGGCGTCTGAGAGAGAAAACATCACGCCGGATTTGCACAAATCGCGGCGTTATGTTTTAATTTGCAACTTGGTTGCAAATACTCTGAGGTGCAAAAATTCACTCCACTCTGCTTTCTATCCTGATCACCACCGCCTTGGCCGGCGTGATCAGCATTTCCGCTGCGGCGATTTTCTCGTTTTCACTGTTGACTAAAATGGTAGAACGCATGGTCAGCCTGTCGGTCGGCATCATGCTTTCGACCTCGCTCTTGCATGCCTTGCCCGAGGCATTTGAATCGCACGCTGATCCGCATACTCTGTTTGCCTGTCTGTTGGCGGGCTTAATGGCGTTTTTCTTACTCGAAAAATTCGCCATCCTGCGCCACTCGCATCATCATGAGGGCGACGGCCATCAGCACGAACACGGCCATGATGCCCACGCCGCCGGCAAAGCCGGTTGGATGATTTTGGTTGGCGATGGCATGCATAACTTTACCGATGGCATCCTGATCGCGGCAGCCTTTCTGGCCAATCCGGAACTCGGTTTCGTTACCGCCTTCGCCATCATCGCCCACGAAATTCCAACCGAAATCGGTGATTTCATCGTGTTGCTCAATGCCGGCTTCAGCCGTTTGCGCGCCTACATGTACAACCTGGCCTGCAGCATGATGGGCGTGCTTGGCGGCGTACTCGGGTATTTCACGCTGGCCCATGCCAGCGAGATGATTCCGTATGTGCTGGTGTTTGCCTCGTCGGGCTTCATCTATATCGCCGTCAGCGATCTGATGCCGCAAATGCAGCGCCGCGCCACCCTGCGCGAAACCATCCCGCAAATTATACTCATCGGTGTCGGCATCGCCTTGGTGGTGCTGGTGACAGGTCACCACTGAGTACAAACCCATGGCCGCATCAGTGCTGCGGCCATGGGTTTCACTACACGGTACGCGCCACCGGACGCGCCGGGTCGGCACACCATTCGCTCCAAGAACCCGGATACAGGGCGGCACCGGGCAAGCCGGCAACTTCCAGCGCCAACAAATTATGGCAAGCCGTCACGCCGGAACCACATTGCATGATGGCGGCGCGACCAGCCAACAGCGCATCCCATTCCTGCCGCAATTGCGGTGCCGGTTTAAAACGACCGTCGCTCTGCAGATTGTCTTTAAAAAATCGATTCTGCGCACCGGGAATATGGCCGCCGACCGGGTCCATGGTTTCATTCTCGCCGCGGTAACGGTCGGGCGCGCGCGCATCTACCAACACGCGTGCAGCACTGTCGATATTGGCCAGTACGGCAGCGGCATCGACTTGCGTAGTAGTGGCCGTTTGCAATTCGATGTTGCCGCGACGCGGTGCTGGCAGCGCTGCGGTCAAGGGCAAGCCTTGCGCCACCCAAGCCGGCACACCGCCATCGAGCACGGCCACGCCGGCATGCCCAACCCAGCGCAACATCCACCATAAGCGCGCGGCAAACATACCGCCATGCGCATCATAGGCGACGACTTGGCTGTCTGGGTGAATGCCGAAACCGCGCAAGGTCTCGATAAAGGCTAACTTATCGGGCAAAGGATGGCGACCGCGAAAAACGCCGT
The sequence above is drawn from the Undibacterium sp. CCC3.4 genome and encodes:
- a CDS encoding L-lactate permease translates to MVWSQVYDPLGNIWLSALMAAIPVVVMLGCIAFGHMKAHYAAGLGLASALLVAILGFGMPAGLAWSAAGYGAAYGLLPIGWIVLNIIFLHQLTIENGSFTVLQDSLTGITEDRRIQLLLIAFCFGAFFEGAAGFGTPVAVTAAIMIGLGFSPLAASGLCLIANTAPVAYGALGTPVIALAAVTGLDLMELSGMIGRILPLFSLIVPFWLIWAFAGWRGMLQIWPAILVAGLSFSIPQYLVSNFHGPWLVDVVAALISMISLILFLKVWKPKKIWTSTSLKGHETDSGVPDLESEKPHGHEADVAAALFQKHDGRALVLAWMPWVVLTVLVFIWGIPQFKVWADHLSILKLPVTGLHNLVQKVAPVVVSPHAEPAVYVLNWLSATGSGIFIAGILSGWLMKYRLVDLVKIYFRTIWLVRYSLLTIVLMLALGYLTRYSGTDATLGIVFAHTGMLYPIFGTLLGWMGVALTGSDTAANVLFGGLQKTTAEQLGLNPILMASANSAGGVMGKMVDAQSIVVASTATRWYGHEDSILRFVFFHSLALAVLVGLFVFLLAYVPPFTALVH
- a CDS encoding helix-turn-helix transcriptional regulator → MKSQLTDGVAVHRGSDNVFADLGLPDADKLKIKTGLLIEIRKAMKNLGLTQKDAAKRMGITQPKVSDMMRGDFSNLSERKLMDCLTRLGYDIEIKVRPAKAEIGHLLLAMA
- a CDS encoding ZIP family metal transporter; its protein translation is MISISAAAIFSFSLLTKMVERMVSLSVGIMLSTSLLHALPEAFESHADPHTLFACLLAGLMAFFLLEKFAILRHSHHHEGDGHQHEHGHDAHAAGKAGWMILVGDGMHNFTDGILIAAAFLANPELGFVTAFAIIAHEIPTEIGDFIVLLNAGFSRLRAYMYNLACSMMGVLGGVLGYFTLAHASEMIPYVLVFASSGFIYIAVSDLMPQMQRRATLRETIPQIILIGVGIALVVLVTGHH
- a CDS encoding sulfurtransferase, with the translated sequence MYTTLISAAELAAHIDSAQLVLLDCRHDLLDLGAGARAYAGGHLPHAQFVDLDVCLSAEKIGPDGVFRGRHPLPDKLAFIETLRGFGIHPDSQVVAYDAHGGMFAARLWWMLRWVGHAGVAVLDGGVPAWVAQGLPLTAALPAPRRGNIELQTATTTQVDAAAVLANIDSAARVLVDARAPDRYRGENETMDPVGGHIPGAQNRFFKDNLQSDGRFKPAPQLRQEWDALLAGRAAIMQCGSGVTACHNLLALEVAGLPGAALYPGSWSEWCADPARPVARTV
- a CDS encoding dienelactone hydrolase family protein, whose translation is MPLHPDFNSLTGHTDEASPMNRRNFIQTAVGVGFAAATLPISAQTMIHTDSVGLLAGRVELSINGQTVPVYRAQPEGKSNLPVILVISEIFGVHEHIADVARRYAKLGYLALAPELLIRQGDAGSYAGIAELMKEVVSKVPDAQVMQDLDAVLVWAGQHGGDLERVGINGFCWGGRITWLYAAHNPRIKAGVAWYGRLSGPVNELSPQHPIDIAASLRSPVLGLYGGKDSGISLDSVRQMESALTKGHSGSEFHVYEQAGHAFHADYRPGYSAPEAIDGWQRSLTWLRQHGV
- a CDS encoding type II toxin-antitoxin system RelE/ParE family toxin; its protein translation is MFTNEKPLQWIGSSYKDLLALPDDVRQFFGFALSLAQAGDRHEAAKVLKGFGGTGVLEVIAHDVGGTYRAVYTVKFAQTVFVLHCFQKKSKSGISTPKEDMDIIHARLKIAEAYIKELRK